gaaatgttttgttgaagaaCGCATAAATCACTGGATTTGCAACGTTGTATACAAAATACGAGTAGAACACGATCATATTTGGAGGAATCAATTTTGTAGCCATCAACCATGCAGGCAAAAAAGCAatcataaatacaattgttactataaatagaattCCAGCAGTTTTAATGTTTGCAATGCGGTGTTTCTCTCGCACTGATTTCCTCGTGTCTTTTCTGTGCATATTCGATGTCGGTACTTTTATAGAGACTGACATGTCTTTTAAAGGAGTACTCTCCCATTTGAACtacataaataatgttgttggttaacatttttcaaatcaGTTTTCTTTGCCGCAAATCCTTTACCAATCGTATTTCCCCGCGGTCTTCGCATATGCCCGTTGGGAGGTTTCAGGTCATTTGAAGTTATATAAACTTGTTCTCGTTGGTCATTCGATGTCGAGCTCCTATTGCTCCCTTCACGGTTTGTGTCATTGGTAACATGTCTCGTTGTGTCAGATACGACATTGGAAGCGCTGTTTGAGTGAACCATTGATGTTTGAGTGGCCGAACTTGTAATAGAGATTGTGCTTGGTATTTGTGATACCGGCATCATGGCAGCGTcatcattattgattttttcttgttttgtattattcagTTCTGCTTTACACTCCTCCATGCAAACAGTTTCAGGGGTGTTTGCATTACGAGAACAAATTGAGGTCAAAAGTGTTGATCGGCGTCCAGTTGAACTTGAATTCAAAGATGTCTTCAGTCTTCTTGATCGTCTTAAGATAATTGATCGGTAAATAAGGGCATATAAAAAGAACACAGTTATGAATGCAATTAAGAAAAGAGATGCATAAAACTTCTGGTAGGCTCTCCGAAAGCCCGTGCTGAATATAACTTCATTCGGATAACAGAATCCTGTAAAAACAAAGTAATCAATATCACTTGTACCATTTACTGTATGAAATGAAGTGTTTACCGCGTAAAATTGGCCGTCATTCGTGAAATAGTTTCCGATATTAGAGCTGGGATTTTGCAATCCTGTCCAATTGTCTGATACTGTGGCCATTGTAAAACCCGACACATTAAAGTGTAACAAATCAGTCATGTTTGAGATTTTGCTAACTTGGGCGATAACTTTGCGGTGGTAAACGCCGTGTGCGAGACTTGTCATCAATCCAAGTGTGAATGCAAACGCTAATAACGAGAATATTATCCGAAGAGCGCATTTCGTATTCAAGAATTTAGTCCATGGTCGGCAGATACAAAAGTATCTGTCTAACGCTATGGCAACCATAATAAATGAACTAAATGGTACATTTGACGTTATTaggaacatatatattttacatgtcaGGTCACTATCAATCTTCTTGAACTGAAACTCCACGGCTATAGTAAACGGAATAACTAGAATGCATGTCACAAAGTCTATGGAGGCAAGCGCCAAGATGAAAACAGTAGACGTGTTTTTATCCTTCTTCTTCGAGAAAACGTACAGCACGAATGCATTGCCGGTGGTGCCAATGATGCTAAACAACGACAACATACACGTGATCACGACGATGTCTGGTAGGTCCGATTGGTTCTCTATCAGCTCATCTCCATTCTGGGTCTGCAATAGGGAGATACTATAATAAGTTGTGTTTCTATTAGCTTCCAAGTATACATTTGTTTcgataagaaaataaaattacgGAGCCACAATAATTACAatgttttttatccttttacaCTCCCTGGTTTAGGTAATTAACATAACACAATATTATTGGCATAGGGTGGTgtgcataaaatataaaatatggcACATAATCAGTTGATTATCTACCTGCTATTTAACATCACATACTAAAGAAATGTTGTCTGTCTTATAATTCAATGCCAACTAGAGGGACAATTCTAGTagacaatcatttaaaaagacaCTATGTAAAGGCACATTTGTAAGGCTCTACAGACAATATATAACACTTATTGTAGTAAGGATGAAAATATAACTAGAATGGGAGATCGTGTTGTTATGAGCAATTCACTTGCCCACAAAGGACCTTACATTCGTTTTTTAAATGGtgagtgtttgttttcttcagaaaagcaacATCTATTTATAACAGCAATTTACGATTGAACCTGATGactatttgataaaatatatgcaattaTATGTGTcgttgttaatgttgttgtggTCAAACGTGAATGGATTCATATTGACAGATGGGTTATTTTGGGTGTTTGCATGAACAAACACATACCTGGTTCATCATGACGACATCTTCTGGCATTGTGACATTTGCtgaaaaattcaaacaaataaatatacataagtGAAAACAAAGACGAGAACAATTTGGTTACGCTTACTAGGTGTTTCTGGCATTGTTATGATTGCTttcatatgtatgtataatctTTGTGAACTATTCCGTAAAAGAATGCACGCAACTGAAGTTTTTTATGCTGTTTCTATgctataattataatttatctttttataatatataacatggAAACAAATCGAAAAGCCTTACAATAAACAAAAGAATCGATCCATGTGTGAACAGTGCAATGCCCGAACATTGACATATTTGCTTTTGGATCGCTGTTtcatgtttcaatgttttagcGATTCAATTTTTGAAACGGTTTGCATTTCCAAgacaattgtgaaatatattcttctaaaattgattaatacaaatacatatgtaaAGCTTGGCTTTGTAGAAagtaaaacatgacaaaaaagaagattttattgtttttatatcaaatcaGAACGAGTCACAACCTACTATATTGCCGACGTTCGATGTGCATTTTATTTGGACACTAAGCAACATCAATTTACATCAAAGGTATAGGCGCATTTTAGATTCGACAAATCTACAGTTACATTGGAAGAGAAACCGACCATTACAACGCTTAAGCACTTAAGTTCTGATTGATTGACAATATAGTACCGAGATGCACCAAGATGTTCCAGGCACTACTTGGTAGAATTGTATTACTTTTAGGAAGCATCTATGCTCAGTTTATTAACGACAATTATGTCAAAGagtgtatttattgttttccttctaatatttaaatgtatttcgagaatggttataaaaaatataatatgttgttgttatcttattttaatagtaggaacagttacttccctttacagATAAAACGCCGCGTATTAACAAAGTTCGTCTATTGTCCTTATCATTGATGATTGTCAACATTAAtcaaagaaaatagaaaatacaagtttatataataaagttaGTAATAATAAAGTAAAGCGGATATTACGATGCTTTAATCAAAATGTCTTATAAAGgcatttacaaaattatatctTCAGATGAGTTTTCGCTGCAAGATATGACgatcttgatatatatatttttgttcatttttctctTAAGTTCGAGACGCTGACTTTGGTTTTGGAACCAAggtgaaacataaaaaaaacggtttccaaaGCGCTGTGGGTGTACCGCTTGATGAACTAAGAATGAATTATGAGTGGAACgttcaaatataaacctttatgatgtttatttaattcataaaatcGCTAATTATCTGATGGGGAATGCCTAAAATAACCTTTAATATAGCACACCAAACAAATCATTATGTCTATGAAAAATAAGGGGTGCCGACTattttttccccattttttttttaattttataagaaCACTAACATGCTTTGTTTAATAGACTAGAACactttgttattaaaatataaatagataatTATTCGCTTTATAGTATGAAAACAATGCATCTAAATGAAATAGGAACAGTCATGTTCAATGTAATCAAATATCGGATAAGAATACCCCGTTtgatggcacagggtaaacgccaaagacatataacacatttatttttttaaatcacaaacaaaaaacatggaacagCAGCACAAAACTCGACAAACaaacagtgcatatatattatataataaactaCGATTTACATTTGTATAGACATAGTGCCTgcttaaagtttatttttgtttccttttgttTAATGTGATTTGATGAATAGGACGGATGGTCTATTTGTGCTCTTTAAACGGTGTGTCTCGCTCAGTGTACATTTtcgttttcaacaaataaaaaagatttttgcAATAATCTATTGTTAATCTGTAACACGGGAATAATAAACTTGCTTATTACGGTTTGATTAAGATTGTTTATTGTAAACTATGATTGtgaattatattacatttcttttGGTCTAGCAATACTTTATTATAAGTTGTTTTATGGCAATAGCACGTGAACAATATGCCATCTATATAACGCACATACCACttaacatattaatatatatttctaaacgTTTTGTAGATAAGCAACTTAGCAGTTGTTTTTATGGCATAATCTATTAGTCATGCAATGTCTCTAACGATTACTTACAGTGCGTAGACAGTCTTTAAAAGTTTTCGGCAGAAACTGTTCATTTAATGAAGAATATATTTCCGTATTTGAACATTGAGATTTTGTTGTTAATCACATGAATTGCATTTGTTTAAGATACAATGgatagttgtttgtttttattttcgatcgcaatataatataaatataactaaatgaataacaatggcatgatttttaaatgacgtcgttgaagtGGTGTCTAAGCATTTTGTGCGCAGACGTTTTATTAAGACGGGAGAACTTGCTAAATTTTTGACACAGTAAAGAACATCAAAACGATATTTTCACATCTTAAAACCATTTGTAACTGTCATAAATATGCTTTGCAAGATTGAATCAAAGCGAATGAACTAAAAACTTCGTAAATAACGTGAGAGATTGCGGGTCGCCCACTTACCATAACTTATATTCCATTCGTTACAGTTTTCAATTTAACCGCTTGGCCATTAAAGTTAAACGTTTGATGTACGCCATCTTCGGTCCCTACATTTTGACTTACTgcctttttcattttaaaataaaaacattctattCTTCTATTCTACATTTTATTCTTCTTTTCGTGCATATAAATTTTCGAGGCAGTATTGCGAACACAGCGACTCAACtatatgtacttttatttttatttctttacctTTCGGTAATATTCCTTGTTTGCATTCTTTGCTTTTCGAATTTGCATGTGATACCAATAAttaaatccaaacaaaaatGTGAGTAGTTTTTAAATAGTCAGGAAGTGCCGGAATGATATTCAGTTCTTGTATTGGCAATATTGAACTTCAACCTTCGAATGTTGGCAATGTTtgtacataatgtttaaattaacagCTATTACCGAAGTCTTATTCACATTTGCctatgttatttaaatatatgaacacgAAGAATACTAACCAACAAAAGTTGAAGATTCCAGAAACTCCAAACCACTGATAAATAAGTATTTGAAGTTCAATCCAGCTTCTTTCGCAATATGAAAAATGCAATTCCTCTTTCCGTGTGTATTCCAACACCAGAACTGATGGGTCTTATTCACATTTGCctatgttatttaaatatatgaacacgaattataaaactttataaTAATGAGTATTAAACGATATGATTccttttgttatattaacaaaGGCTGTTAGACGAGGGCCTTACACCTGAGTATTCAACTGATTGGGGTATGTATGCAAACCTAACCCACGAAAAACAATTGCAATCACATATAGCTGGTGTCTCAACTTTCCTTTACTGAGTAAATAGGACGTAAAAGGAGTAAACTCATTGTAATATGACCGTTAGGTGATGAAGTTTATACACTTAGTCAACAAATAAACGATACCTAGaaacttttttactttattttttctctCTATGACACTgttctgaattatttttttaaatataatgttgaacaaccatttaattaaattcctTAATGGTGCAACAACTGGCTCCAATATCTTATTTCCAACTCAGAGGTAACGAAAGACCTGACTTACGACAAAATATTTCTAGAAGTTGGGCATTCAAAGTATAAAGTTATTCATTACTGTCAGATCtgtttaaatagttaaaatagtTAAGAATTAAAGGGATTGTAGGACCATCAGCATTTATAGCAATGCCCTGGTTTGATATGGTTAACGGAATAACCCCAGAATATATGCATAGTGTTCTTATGGGTGTTTGTAAGCACTTAGTTTATTTATGGGTTTCACCTACACAGTCTGGAAAACATTATTTCGTTGGAAAGTCATTGAAACTCATCAGTAAAAGACTGAAAAGAATTACAccaccaagtttcattcagCGACTGCCAAGAGATCTTGAAAATCATTATGGTCACTTAAAAGCCACTGAGCTACAGACCTGGCTTTTGTTTTATGCGTATCCATGTTTACAGGGCATTTTAGAggacaaatatttaagacatttttgTTCATTGTCAGAAGGCATTCATATTTTGCTGGGAGATTCAATCACCCCAGGTGAGCTCGATCGTGCTGAACAATTGCTTGATgacttttacaaaacatttactgatCTTTATAGTCCAGGTTCATCTGGCTTGAATGTTCATAACATCGGTGCCCATCTTGTGTATTATGTTAGGCAATGGGGTCCATTGTTTTGTTGGAGTTGTTTTGGATTTGAGGACAACAATGCAGAAGTTCGGAAATCAGTCCATGGAACTGGCGATGTTACTCGCCAGATAATAAACTACAAATTAACAGATTTGTATATCAGAACTAAAAGTACTGAAATGATTGCTGATGCGAACCCTGTTTGGTTAGATTTTCTATCAAGAGTTTGTCCAAATAATACTGGTCAACTTATGTCAGGTGATGAAAAACTCTCTGGCACTGAATATTCAAAAGGAAATTTTGCATCTAAAGAAGAACAATGCTATGTTCTTGCTAAGATTGGTTTGAACAATGTAAAAGATTATAGAATAACACACAAAATATTACGACAAGGAAAATTCCTTTATTCTGAAAAGTACAAACGAATGAAAAGACGAAACTGTTACACTGTTTTGTGCCTGGATGGTGTGATATTAGCTATAtcatatttcatagaaaatattgtGGATGAGAAGTTGTTTTCTGTTGGATAGCAGTACATCCTTTTTGTGACGTTGGATACCATCTGTTAAGAATGAAAACTGAAGAGGATGTTCATGTTGTTCTTGTAGATAAGATAATTGAAGAAGTATTTGTTATTCAAactgaaaatacatattttaatgttagtcgtgtttcaaatttgtattgTAGATCTGTTTTCAAGTGACTGGCGTATTTCAGATTGCATCATTTGAATCGCAGTTTGAGACAgtaaaatataagtataatattacaaaatacaacTTTAATGTGACATTTAGTGTTAATTATAATAGGCACAATCCCTGTGGTAGAGTGATTTACGGGTCACTTCTTAAAATTTGTCTGTCATAATAGATACTAAAATGATATGTTACCTAAAAAGTACTGATTTTGGATACAAATAAATTCAGATTCTTGAATAGGTGTTcaatttcatgaaaacattttctattCCAAGAAATTTtcctttgttttaataaatattttcaagtttaagtAGTATTTTCAGTAACTCTTGTCTGCCAAAAATGGTGGACGGCGAGTTTGAGCTCTGCTTTGCAACCATTACCTTCATATGGGAAAGTTGGTAATTCTTaactgagttttttttttaatttgcgcCGAACCGAAGTTCAGCGTCCTGTATggaatgattttttattttgcctGTTGTATATTTGTAACTGGTAGGAACataattatgtgatttttgtacCTAAACTTTTAGCTTACCTAGTAATTTAGCTTTTATGGCTACAGTACAGGGAAATATATCCCACTATCAATTTATGCCTCATATTGTGGTACATAATCCCCGGCTTCTGACATTAACATCCCACCttaatttaccattttaacTAATTTTGCTACATGTACTTCTTCCCAGTGCCCTTTTATGCTTTATATCAATGCTTATCTTGTATTCCGATAAATGCtgtaaaattgttgaaaatggGAACGATATGTTTAACCTCCATTTATGGCCTAGCAGATGAATTCTAGGATAATAACCCAGGAGATGCTGAATCATGCTCTGAGGTGTCTGAAAAATTTGTAATATTCAAAATTcaatcatatttaaacatgtttgctttcctataaaaaaattgtaaacaaaacaactgaaactattctttttatcaatgttttcacagaaagtaatATCCTGTTGTAAGACgtaatttaaaaattgcttatttgaatttatcatGTTTAGCAATGTTTGATCATGTATATTATTCTCTAAGTAATGAGTCAATGTGTCAGTACTTATTAAAGCGTTTAAGGCTATTTTTACACAAAGTTGAAATGTATGGATACGTTTTTATCCAAAAGAATAACTTATTTGATGAAAGTAACAAGAAAAAAGAGAGATtcgtttgattatttttttttttaaatttatcatgtttattcatgattgaatatgttgatttcttGTAAGAttgtttgcagaaaaaaaacaatccttATGATTTTTACCTCTCCCTGAAAGACATTTTAATAttagttgaaataaatacagatgttttattgaacaaattgtAATTTTCATCCACAATCATGTTTGAtggtcaaacatgtttataagacATGATTGACCAACGTGATCAATGagacaaaaaacatgtttgtacaCATCTTAACATGTTTAATCATATAACATGATTTCTTTTTCGCTATGGTAGTGTTTGAAAATAGGAccccatttgctatcgataatcgaatcgaatcggtccaagcatttcgatttactatcgaacaataatcgaaagttcattatatcagtaaggaatacattatttatacatagtatcacgagcatttaaatggttaaacctggatTCAGTAAGTGTGATGTTATAGACATGCTTTTTGCAAAagaaagtaaatttccataacccCTTTCTTTTAACAactaaacgaaaaataaaaaccaCAACACATGCTTAATAATTACACATTGCAGAATGATGCACAATGGATGATGTAAgttatcataacattttatCCATTCAAATGCATATTGAATTTTTGTGAACCTgctaaatttaaaatttcattagaacatcttaattttataaaactttcaacaATAAAGTAATTAAGTTAATTACAAACCAAACCAAAAacggtttcaaaaacagaatgcatcgaaCCGCGATCCCATGTCTTTACAAGAAAGATCGGATCCACTACATCAGAGACAGGTTATCAAAGaatgtgttataaaatgtatacacaattaagattaatttgtaattttgggaggggttgtaagtttttaagcaaaagtgtttacattcatcgtatttgtgtaagagagtgacatctcttgtttaaatgaatttacctgaaagaaaaaaatacatttactcgacttttaCCACAAAACCAAAAAATACGTAGTatcggaagtaacattagcgacatcgattttggacaaccactatcgattgtcgccgaaaTAGCACTGTCAGCGatgatttatcgattgtactcgataatcgtttcatcactaataagaattatgtttataaataaactgCCAAAGGGATATTGGCTTTAATAATGAATGTTGTAATAATCCGCCGCTCACATATAGACAACCAACAAGGGCCACAGGAGACCACGGTAGagattttttaatcaaataaatcgAGGAAATACCATTATCAAACCCGTTCAAATATTCTTGACAAGATTATCCTCCGATGGGTTATTTTCTAAATACTATCCAAAAATAATTGTACCTACATCATCCACATATGAAGCTGCctaatgatatttaaaactgttaaatgcAATCCTAAAGAATTGACGTCAAATTTGGCACACGTATTGCTGAAAACTTGTTAAAATCCTAATCATAtaagaactattttttaaatctaaacTCGAAATACTGTTAATAATTTCCTTGATATCATAAATAATTGTGAGGTTCAATGGCAAGATGTAAGTAATCAAGCTTAACGAcagcgtttttgtgacattgatgaaagatgtttattttttattttgtttgtcttttttttcaatcggataAACAATGGTACTATCTGATACAGGGCTTATGAAGCAATGCGATGGTTAGACGTCATGCtaaccattgtatagtataacggcgatgaggaatatggataagttgacagttgacaggtaaggacatttaagaagtgtcattttgctaaattatgacaatatttttcttttttccaaTTTCCTAGTAGACATGTTCAAATTACAAAATCTTATCTGtctttccaattggaaatttccaattttataactgaactttattctccaattggaattttcccattCACCAAattttccaattggaattttccaatgttcttactttcccactttgaatgtgggaatcctccaattggaaagattcatcatgggaaggattcgcatacaaatgccttaaatgaatctatcggttcttcatttttaaagaatatattatttttcatgcaGTTAGTGTAAAATAGtcttaattaaacagtcaatttcaattttaaaaattatgttccaaattctcCCACAATTTTAATAGAGCCAGTTTTCCAACTGGGAAagcttgaaaaagccattttccaatggggaggccattttccaatgggattcccattggaaaagttgactttaaatgccaaaaaaaaacatatttctaaatcatATTTCAGGAagcaaaaaatatctcttattagtattacctaatacattttaaaaatacaaaaaaaaaaaaaaaaaaaaaaacattgggtgaaaaattccggatttgcaaacttaatccggatgctgttaaaagtatgttttaaatggTTGAAACAGTTAAATATTGTGTATGGAATGTTtcttttagaaaatattaacGAATTAAATCTATTACGTCATAAAGTGCCACTAGATACTTCATTTTTGAATACTTTTCGTCTGCAAGCTAAATTTTGAAATCTTAACGAgatgacatttataaacatgaatttAATACACCACACAGGTATAATAATCACCAATAATTTAACGTCTGGTGCgatttgtcaaaatgaaaaaaaactgcAATTAAGGAAGCGAAATATATCGGCAAAATTTTCTTTCCCCAGATACACATAAATCACAGGGCACAGACGCGATTATTACAGAGAGTTCCAATGAATGCGGCATGTATTGATAGTGTCAAAATTAAGTCGTACGTAGAAATTGAGTTTCGTTATTTTAGAGAGATTGTTATTCAGTAATAAACAGAATCCAATAAAGTAGCGAGACATACAATTCTGTGGTAGTGAGGCGACTTATTTTGTTTCGTGAAAAGCACGTACTGATCCCTGTTTTAACATCATGAGCATTATTTAATGTATGCTAAAACGTTTAGAAATGACTCTCTAAAATGCTATGAATTAACGGCTTTTAATCAAATTTGCTTGGttattttaataagtaaatGTGTGTGATGGTGATAATAATgatcaataacaaaataacaactaaaaaataaaatgcagcCATGTTTCGTCCGACTAGAATACCAGAAGCTAGAGATCATTTTGTATTTGTCAAGAAATGTGCTAACGACGAATGTTTGCTGTAAAACACTTCTCAGATAT
This genomic stretch from Mya arenaria isolate MELC-2E11 chromosome 10, ASM2691426v1 harbors:
- the LOC128205926 gene encoding C3a anaphylatoxin chemotactic receptor-like: MPEDVVMMNQTQNGDELIENQSDLPDIVVITCMLSLFSIIGTTGNAFVLYVFSKKKDKNTSTVFILALASIDFVTCILVIPFTIAVEFQFKKIDSDLTYTSEHDSASPGLLS